From the genome of bacterium:
CATGATAAATTGAACTTGTTATATAATAAGGAGATATATAAAAAAAAGCAAGAATGAACTTGTTTTTAAACAGTGCATCCCCGCTTTTATAAAACAAAAGAGGCATCCGGATTTATTTTTCAGAGACCTTTACGTTTCGTGTACGTCCCTCAATGCTGTTTTTATCCTCTACATAAACAACCACGTCAAGCCTCGGATCATCATCAGCAACTACATCCCCGCGGACAACAGATCCTCCTTTAATATTTATGACAATATGCCTTGTTTTTCTGCTGTTGCCCTTGCCGCTCTTTATACGTATGTCACCAGATACCAATGTCCCGTTATAAAGGTCCACATCGCCGTTATACGTTTCAATATTATTATTGACATTTGTGCTGTCCAGCATTATATCACCATTTACACTTCTTACTCTTCTTTGAACTTTTACGCCTTTTCTGCATTCAATTTCCCCGTTAACCGTTTCCACCGAGCCCCGGATAACAGCACTCTCACTGATTGTAATTGTGCCATTCACTGTCTGAAGGCTGTTGACTACAGATCCCTTCCCAACATCAATTGTACCGTTAATAGCCCTGCATTTACCATTTACCTTACAATTATCCCCGATATAAACAGAACCGTTAATAGTGCTGTAACCGCTCCTTGATACGGAATTATCCTTAATTCGAACAGACTGGTTAATTTTAAAATTGCATCCTGAAAATAAAATCAACATTAGAAATAACGCCGATACACCCCATTTACTCTTCATGTTAACGCCTCCGATTAATAAAAATCAACAACTCAATAGATAATACGAAAATATTTTTAACAGGTTACATCTTAATTAAGGCACATCATTTGCATAAAATCGGTATTGATAGAGAAAAGTTAAATTGAAAAAAGTCATAACTGACTGAAATTCAATAACTTAGGAGGTTATTTTAAATATTTACGGCAGGCAAAAATTACTATGTTACAGTGCAAATTGAAATAGGGAAAAAGTGAACTCTTTCATAACGTATAAATTTATTTTAAAACCCGGGAAAAACAGGAGTGACTATATGAACTGGTTACATATAAACTGGCCCGAACTTCAAAAACTCGGAGCAACTTCTTTCCAATTATGGAACAGTACTGAAGAAAATGAACACGTTCTATTCTGCAGATACACAATTACGGACATGAAAAACTGGGTAAAGCAATCTTCCCGACCGAAAATTGAAAATATAGTAAAGCCTCTATCGGAGTGTGTTGACATAGAAAAAACTTCTTTAAAAATTACTGTGATTGCCGACCGGCTTGATCCCAGATTTACAAATAATTATTCTTAACATAAGGTGTTTGCTAATTTATGAATTTAGTTGATTATAAAAATATTTCTAATGATTCTTTTAAAGAAGAAATAAACGCTATTATTTCAAAAAGCGTTTCCATTGGCGCTCTGCTTGCAGGTATACTTGTTCCCTTTTTCAGTGTTTTGGATTTTATATTTAAACAACAGCATTTCACCCTGTTCCTTTTTGTTAGAATTGCAGTAAGTTTGTGTGCATGGATTATATACGCCATAACATTTTCAAACTATAAAAAAAGCTATTATCTCGGAGCACTTTTAACTATTATTATCGGAGGTTCAATTGCACTGATGTGTTATCTGGACCTGGGCCCTGCTGATCCCTATTATGCCGGAATAAATCTTCCCATTCTTGGATTTGGTATACTGCTCCCCATGACTTTAAAGCAGAGTATTATCCCAAGTGCAATAGTATGGCTTTTATATGTTATACCAAACTTATTAATACTTGATGCACAAAATATACAGATATTTATCAGCAATAACTTTTTCATAGTATCTACTATTGTAATATCTGCTGCAAGCTCGCGTTTTCATTTACGGCAGCGTAAAGCGCAATGGCTTACTAATAACAAACTTGCTACAGCCCATAATAAAATTGAATCCTATGCAAAAGACCTTGAAAAAGAAGTAGATAACAGAACAAAGCAGGCCCTTCAGTCTGAAAAACTCGCAGCAGTGGGGCAGCTTGCAGGCGGTATTGCTCATGATTTTAATAATATTCTTACTGCAATCCTCGGAACCAGCCAGATTTTACTGCAGTCTCTTCATGAAGACGACCCGTTAAGAGAGGATATTAATACAATTTATAAAGCAGGAACAAGAGCTGTTGATCTTGTAAAACAACTCCTTGCATTCAGTAAAAATCAGGTTATGCAGCCGAAGGTTATAAACATTAACGAAATTTTATTGATTTCAAAGAGAATGCTGTCCCGCATTATCGGCGAGGATATAAAGCTGATAGTAAACTGCTGTGAAAAACTTAAATTCGTAAAAGCCGATCCTGTTCAAATTGAACAGATAATTTTTAATCTTGCTGTTAACGCAAGGGATGCCATGGCCAACGGAGGCACCCTGACTATTGAAACTTCAAACATTACACTTACTGAAATAAACCGCCACAACTTTAATATTTCCATCCCCTCCGGTGATTATGTCATTCTTACAGTATCGGATACCGGAACAGGTATGCAGGATGATATCAGGGAAAAAATATTTGAACCATTTTTTACAACAAAGGAATCATTGGGAACTGGCCTTGGCCTCTCTACTGTTTACGGTATAGTCAAGCAGAGCGGCGGATATATTATTTGCCAGTCTAAATTGGAACAGGGTACAACATTCAAAATATTTTTACCAGTATCTACTGAAAATGGAAACTCCGAACTATCGGGAGATAAAAAGGATAAAATTAATTTTAGAGGTACTGAAACAATTCTTTTGGTCGAAGATGAAGATGAAGTACGTAAGCTAACAGCAAGAATCCTTAAAAAATTCGGATATACTGTTCTTGAAGCAGAAAAACCTGTCAAAGCAATTGCCATTGCAGATCAATTTCACGGCAAGATTGACCTTTTACTTACAGATATTATAATGCCTGATATGAACGGCAAAGCATTAGCTGACAAAATTTTAGGGGAACACCCCGACATTAAGGTGCTGTTTACTTCCGGTTATATAAACAATAAACTGACTAAATTCATTGATGCAAAATTCAGGTCTGCATTTCTCCAAAAACCATTTACCATGGAAGAATTAACGTCCAAAATAAGAACTGTATTAAATCACCCGGCAAATCAACTTATTACATCAAATGAAATGGTTACAAATAATTAATCGAACAAACTAAAAACTATAAAACAATTTGAAAGATACATTGGATTAAAAACGGCCACTCTCACAGGGAGGGGCCGTCTTCTGTATAATTAATGTCTTTTAACTAATTCATATATCATATTGTATTTACTCTAATTACGCCGCTCATAATAAATTATTTATTTCTGGTATTATATTTGCATTACAAAACAGACACAATTGTTAAAAAAATGCAATAAATACAAATAGGGATGGAAATTGAACAATGTATGGCAGGGAACCGCAAATCATGGATACTTTTAAGGAGTTTTCGAAATTCATACAGAATGTGAATTCTCAGGATGTAGCATCATACAAAGACGTATTTTTTAAGAAAATCGACACAATTTCAGAAATAATTGACTCTTCTCCTAACGGGGAAGAACTGAAAGAAAAATTCTTTTCTCTGTGCAGCGCTCTCGACGACAGCATTATGCATCAAAGAACAAGAACAAAACCTCTCGGTTACGCAGGAGATTTTTTGCTTATTGACTGGATTTATACCCGGAGAACCTCTGACTCTCCTCACGGAAAATTTTTTGATAATCTTTTTCACTCATTTGAAGCAGCTCAATCTGTAAGAAACAGAAAAGAGTTCTTCATTAAAAAATGTATTGAAATTACAAAAAATGCAACCGAACCATTCAATGTGCTGGATATAGGATGCGGCTCCTGCAGAGACGCACTCGAAGCCTTTGAATCTGTAGACTCATGGGAAAATCTTTATTTTCAATGCGTAGATCAGGAGATTGAAGCTATCCAATATGCTAGAGAGCTGTTTAGAAACAAACCCTACAGTTCTC
Proteins encoded in this window:
- a CDS encoding class I SAM-dependent methyltransferase, producing the protein MDTFKEFSKFIQNVNSQDVASYKDVFFKKIDTISEIIDSSPNGEELKEKFFSLCSALDDSIMHQRTRTKPLGYAGDFLLIDWIYTRRTSDSPHGKFFDNLFHSFEAAQSVRNRKEFFIKKCIEITKNATEPFNVLDIGCGSCRDALEAFESVDSWENLYFQCVDQEIEAIQYARELFRNKPYSSHVVFEQANVFFLKKDKTYPLIWSAGLFDYLDDRTIRVLLKKLWRIVPQGGEIIFGNFSPKNPTKKGMELVGKWFLIHRTAEQLLDICQNSGLDYSKIEIESEPQGINLFCTIQK
- a CDS encoding response regulator; amino-acid sequence: MNLVDYKNISNDSFKEEINAIISKSVSIGALLAGILVPFFSVLDFIFKQQHFTLFLFVRIAVSLCAWIIYAITFSNYKKSYYLGALLTIIIGGSIALMCYLDLGPADPYYAGINLPILGFGILLPMTLKQSIIPSAIVWLLYVIPNLLILDAQNIQIFISNNFFIVSTIVISAASSRFHLRQRKAQWLTNNKLATAHNKIESYAKDLEKEVDNRTKQALQSEKLAAVGQLAGGIAHDFNNILTAILGTSQILLQSLHEDDPLREDINTIYKAGTRAVDLVKQLLAFSKNQVMQPKVININEILLISKRMLSRIIGEDIKLIVNCCEKLKFVKADPVQIEQIIFNLAVNARDAMANGGTLTIETSNITLTEINRHNFNISIPSGDYVILTVSDTGTGMQDDIREKIFEPFFTTKESLGTGLGLSTVYGIVKQSGGYIICQSKLEQGTTFKIFLPVSTENGNSELSGDKKDKINFRGTETILLVEDEDEVRKLTARILKKFGYTVLEAEKPVKAIAIADQFHGKIDLLLTDIIMPDMNGKALADKILGEHPDIKVLFTSGYINNKLTKFIDAKFRSAFLQKPFTMEELTSKIRTVLNHPANQLITSNEMVTNN